From Streptomyces asiaticus, one genomic window encodes:
- a CDS encoding DUF3558 domain-containing protein, whose translation MQPAQRRAYGRRATPAVAVLITVLAAAGLGGCTGSDSTAAPDDGASGDSGTAVSAEPGRYRTLPEACGAVSRKTLQALLPGAEQDDKVYDGQAAVTYDIDRRDGCRWKVETTSGTRYLTIDFQRVVSYDPSVSDDDRAQETYEKKAVAADIPDATSPPSSPSGSESGPESGSGDGGGSSDASGSSASASSSADEPGKSSKGDKGHEAGKGDKTDKGSESTDSPSAGADASGGSDESDTASEDTAPRRLDDLGDDAFLNDQLITKDSGIHRDITVVFRSSNVIATIEYDQWTTDKKHIPSSQELQESAQDLADELTGRLNE comes from the coding sequence GTGCAGCCAGCGCAGCGAAGGGCGTACGGGCGGCGGGCCACCCCGGCCGTCGCCGTGCTCATCACCGTGCTCGCCGCCGCGGGGCTCGGCGGATGCACCGGCTCCGATTCGACGGCCGCCCCGGACGACGGCGCCTCCGGCGACTCCGGGACGGCCGTCTCGGCCGAGCCCGGCCGCTACCGCACCCTGCCCGAGGCATGCGGCGCGGTGAGCCGCAAGACCCTCCAGGCCCTGCTGCCCGGCGCCGAGCAGGACGACAAGGTGTACGACGGCCAGGCGGCCGTGACGTATGACATAGACCGCCGGGACGGCTGCCGCTGGAAGGTCGAGACCACGAGCGGCACGCGCTATCTCACGATCGACTTCCAGCGGGTGGTCTCGTACGACCCCTCGGTCAGCGATGACGACCGGGCCCAGGAGACGTACGAGAAGAAGGCCGTCGCCGCCGACATCCCGGACGCCACGAGCCCTCCCTCGAGCCCCTCCGGCTCCGAGAGCGGCCCGGAGAGCGGCTCGGGCGACGGGGGCGGCTCGAGCGACGCCAGCGGCTCCTCCGCCTCCGCCAGTTCGAGCGCCGATGAGCCCGGTAAGAGCAGCAAGGGCGACAAGGGCCACGAAGCCGGTAAGGGTGACAAGACCGACAAGGGGAGCGAAAGCACCGATAGTCCCTCGGCGGGCGCCGATGCGAGCGGCGGAAGTGACGAAAGTGACACCGCCTCGGAGGACACCGCCCCGCGCCGGCTGGACGACCTCGGTGACGACGCCTTTCTCAACGACCAACTGATCACCAAGGACTCGGGTATCCACCGCGACATCACCGTCGTGTTCCGGTCCTCGAATGTGATTGCCACCATTGAGTACGACCAGTGGACGACCGACAAGAAGCACATTCCCAGCAGCCAGGAACTCCAGGAAAGCGCCCAGGACTTGGCCGATGAACTGACTGGTCGCCTCAACGAATAA